One part of the Stegostoma tigrinum isolate sSteTig4 chromosome 14, sSteTig4.hap1, whole genome shotgun sequence genome encodes these proteins:
- the mterf4 gene encoding LOW QUALITY PROTEIN: transcription termination factor 4, mitochondrial (The sequence of the model RefSeq protein was modified relative to this genomic sequence to represent the inferred CDS: deleted 2 bases in 1 codon; substituted 1 base at 1 genomic stop codon) — MNMSRRLKEVTQQALRLHCHLHRIQAARTYWQLATTSERDDGHNAGTWPRACRGVSTAGISRRSEKTSSNSLSAAKIRSEFLEGLGQTAAERSGRSGIDPSVLESVIDSILKLGLSQAQVKAAAHVXIPKITVQPPQKSLTALNVLNLLGLNPSNIIKILEKCPELLGTKAHQLQPLIESLQKYGLGEGSLQRVLVHSPQILKPLCKRVNNTVRFFKDKCIFTAAQITESFGLHLMSFSEKFEELEYKFQYAYFRMGIKQSEIAKSMLFRVSLEELKQRHIFLERLGLYQTPDKKGQTQIVNPKLKDVLSTTEDYFLAKVARSTQEQFDIFKKLLSREEIEKEELESLEGGDEEEQLEEDYSSEEDNGSFWRNH; from the exons ATGAACATGAGTCGGAGGCTGAAAGAGGTGACACAGCAG GCTCTACGCTTACACTGCCACCTCCACAGGATTCAGGCAGCACGTACGTACTGGCAGCTCGCCACTACATCGGAGAGAGATGATGGTCATAATGCAGGCACTTGGCCACGTGCCTGTCGTGGTGTCAGTACAGCTGGGATTTCCAGGCGGTCTGAGAAAACATCATCAAACTCTCTTTCTGCTGCAAAGATCAGATCTGAGTTTTTAGAGGGTCTCGGGCAGACTGCTGCAGAGCGTTCTGGGAGGTCTGGCATTGATCCCTCAGTGCTGGAGAGTGTGATCGACTCAATTCTGAAGCTGGGACTAAGCCAGGCTCAGGTAAAAGCAGCTGCTCACGTTTGAATCCCCAAAATCACTGTGCAGCCTCCACAGAAGAGCCTCACTGCACTCAATGTACTCAACCTCCTCGGCCTAAACCCAAGTAATATTATCAAGATCCTGGAGAAATGTCCAGAGCTGCTTGGAACAAAGGCACATCAACTTCAACCACTCATTGAGAGCCTACAGAAGTATGGGCTGGGAGAAG GCAGTCTACAACGTGTCTTGGTGCATTCCCCACAGATCCTGAAACCTCTCTGCAAA AGAGTGAACAACACAGTACGTTTCTTCAAAGACAAGTGTATTTTTACAGCTGCTCAGATCACAGAATCCTTCGGACTTCACCTAATGTCCTTTTCCGAGAAATTTGAAGAATTGGAATATAAGTTCCAG TATGCCTACTTCAGAATGGGTATAAAACAATCAGAAATCGCAAAATCCATGTTATTCCGGGTGTCATTGGAAGAACTGAAGCAGCGGCACATATTCTTGGAACGGCTGGGACTTTACCAGACTCCAGATAAGAAGGGACAGACTCAGATTGTAAACCCAAAACTGAAGGACGTACTCTCCACCACTGAGGACTATTTTCTGGCTAAAGTGGCCAGGTCAACCCAGGAACAGTTTGACATCTTTAAGAAGCTACTGAGCCGTGAGGAGATAGAGAAAGAAGAACTAGAGTCCTTAGAAGGGGGAGATGAAGAGGAGCAACTGGAGGAGGACTACAGCAGTGAGGAAGATAATGGATCATTTTGGAGAAATCACTGA